One window of the Longimicrobium terrae genome contains the following:
- a CDS encoding SDR family oxidoreductase: MTEDQLKEYRAAAEATAQEQLRIQAEVDAIDKKNKKKSDDEESAPEGVQAGARKEPDGDMPEQHLQKPGLEADMELRPRYDAPDYKGSEKLKDRVALITGADSGIGRSVAVLFAREGADVAIVYLNEHEDAEETKRAVEKEGRRCILIPGDVRDSAFCDAAVEHTVKEFGKLNVLVNNAAFQEHVQKLEDLSDAHLDMTMRTNIYGYIHMARAALPHLKRGDSIVCTGSETGLFGKGTLLDYSATKGAIHAFAMSLASSVAERGIRVNVVAPGPVWTPLNPADAPVDEIASFGQSTEMKRPAQPEELAPAYVFLASPVCSSYITGAILPVMGGSTG, from the coding sequence ATGACGGAAGACCAACTGAAGGAATACCGGGCGGCCGCCGAGGCCACGGCGCAGGAGCAGCTGCGCATTCAGGCCGAGGTGGATGCCATCGACAAGAAGAACAAGAAGAAGAGCGACGACGAGGAGTCCGCGCCGGAGGGCGTGCAGGCGGGCGCGCGCAAGGAGCCGGACGGCGACATGCCCGAGCAGCACCTGCAGAAGCCCGGGCTGGAGGCCGATATGGAACTGCGCCCCCGCTACGACGCGCCGGACTACAAGGGCTCCGAAAAGCTCAAGGACCGCGTGGCGCTCATCACCGGCGCGGACTCCGGCATCGGGCGGTCGGTGGCGGTGCTGTTCGCGCGCGAGGGGGCGGACGTCGCCATCGTGTACCTCAACGAGCACGAGGACGCGGAGGAAACGAAGCGCGCGGTGGAAAAGGAAGGCCGCCGCTGCATCCTCATCCCCGGCGACGTGCGCGACTCGGCGTTCTGCGATGCGGCGGTGGAGCACACCGTAAAGGAGTTCGGCAAGCTGAACGTGCTGGTGAACAACGCGGCGTTCCAGGAGCACGTGCAGAAGCTGGAGGACCTGAGCGACGCGCACCTGGACATGACCATGCGGACGAACATCTACGGATACATCCACATGGCACGCGCGGCGCTTCCGCACCTGAAGCGCGGCGACAGCATCGTGTGCACGGGGTCGGAGACGGGATTGTTCGGCAAGGGAACGCTGCTGGACTACTCGGCCACCAAGGGCGCGATTCACGCGTTCGCCATGTCGCTGGCCAGCAGCGTGGCGGAGCGCGGAATCCGCGTGAATGTGGTGGCGCCCGGCCCCGTGTGGACGCCGCTGAACCCGGCCGACGCGCCGGTGGATGAGATCGCCAGCTTCGGCCAGTCCACGGAGATGAAGCGGCCGGCGCAGCCGGAGGAACTGGCGCCCGCGTACGTGTTTCTGGCGTCGCCCGTGTGCTCCAGCTACATCACCGGCGCGATTCTCCCCGTGATGGGCGGATCGACGGGCTGA